A window of Variovorax paradoxus genomic DNA:
GGGGCGACGGGCGTCGCGGTACACGGTGGCATGAATGGAGCCGGAGTCGAACCACACGTCCAGGGTGTCCGAGAGCTTTTCGTATTCGGCCTCGTCAACGCCCAGGTCGGCGGGCTTCAGGCGCGTCCAGGCAGAGATGCCTTCGCGCTCGATGCGCAGCGCCACTTCCTCGACGAGGCGCGCGGTCTGCGGATGCAGCGACTTGTCGCTGCGCCTCACGAAAAAGGGCAACGGAACGCCCCATGTCCGCTGCCGCGAAACGCACCAGTCGGGCCGGCCGTCGATCATCGCTTCCATGCGCGAGCGGCCCGACGCGGGGTAGAACGGCACGTCCCTGATCGCTTCGCGCGCGGTCTCGCGCAGCGTGCGTGTGTCGCCTGTCGCCCGGCGGTCCATGCCGATGAACCACTGCGTCGTCGAGCGAAACAGAATCGGCGTCTTGTGGCGCCAGCAGTGCGGGTACGAGTGCTCGATGCGCTCCTGTTTGAGCAGCGAGCCGTCGGCCTGCAGCATGTCGAGAATCAGCTTGCTGCCCTCCTCGAGCCCCATGCCGCCGACCATCGGCAGCCCGGCCACGAAGCGCCCGGCACCGTCGATCACGTTCTCGCCGCCAATGCCCAGGCTGCGGCACAGCTCGAAGTCTTCGGCGCCGTGCGCAGGTGCCAGGTGGACCAGCCCTGTGCCGGTGTCCAGCGAAACGAAGTCGGCCGCCACCAGAGGCACTTCGGTGTCCAGCAAAGGGTGCTTCAGCCGCAGGCCGACGAGGTCGAGGCCGGGCGCGACTGCGCAGAGTTCGTGATCAATGCCGAGCCCTGCGAGCAGCTTCCCGCCGGTTTCCGCCGCCATGACCAGCATGCCGTTCGGCGTGTCGTACAGCCCGTAGCTGGCTCGAGGATCGAGGCCCACCGCCACGTTGCCCGGCAGCGTCCACGGCGTCGTGGTCCAGATCGTCAACCGGGCCTGTTTGCCCGGCATGGGCTGGCACTTGAAGCGCGAGGCGAAATCGACCGCGTCCAGCGCCAGCAGGCCGACATAAGCGGTCGTCGAGCGCTTGGGCGCGTATTCGAGCTCGGCCTCGGCCAATGCCGACTGGCAATCGACGCACCAGTTGACCGGCTTCTGCCCGCGAAACAGCAGGCCGCGCTGGCGGATGCGGTCGAGAAAGCGGATCTCGTTGGCTTCGGTCTCGAAGTCCATGGTGCGAAAGGCCCTGTCCCAGTCGCCCAGGAGGCCCAGCCGCAGAAAGTCTTTCTTCTGGCTCTGCGTCTGCTGCAAGGCGTAATCGCGGCACAGCTGCTGCACCTGTTCCGTCGGCAGGCCCCGGCCATTCGTCTGCTCGATGCGGTGTTCGATGGGCATGCCGTGGCAGTCCCAGCCGGGAATCCATTGCGAATCGAAGCC
This region includes:
- the ileS gene encoding isoleucine--tRNA ligase is translated as MPDLKDTLNLLKTPFPMKGDLPTREPELVKRWAEQRVYERMRAAAAGRPPFILHDGPPYANGDIHIGHAVNKVLKDMVFKSRFFDGFDSQWIPGWDCHGMPIEHRIEQTNGRGLPTEQVQQLCRDYALQQTQSQKKDFLRLGLLGDWDRAFRTMDFETEANEIRFLDRIRQRGLLFRGQKPVNWCVDCQSALAEAELEYAPKRSTTAYVGLLALDAVDFASRFKCQPMPGKQARLTIWTTTPWTLPGNVAVGLDPRASYGLYDTPNGMLVMAAETGGKLLAGLGIDHELCAVAPGLDLVGLRLKHPLLDTEVPLVAADFVSLDTGTGLVHLAPAHGAEDFELCRSLGIGGENVIDGAGRFVAGLPMVGGMGLEEGSKLILDMLQADGSLLKQERIEHSYPHCWRHKTPILFRSTTQWFIGMDRRATGDTRTLRETAREAIRDVPFYPASGRSRMEAMIDGRPDWCVSRQRTWGVPLPFFVRRSDKSLHPQTARLVEEVALRIEREGISAWTRLKPADLGVDEAEYEKLSDTLDVWFDSGSIHATVYRDARRPDAHGYPADLYLEGSDQHRGWFGSSLMTGCAADARAPFKAVLTHGFAVDGDGKKMSKSLGNTVSPQQVASTRGADIIRLWIASTDYSTDISVSEEILDRVVEMYRRIRNTIRFLLLNVSDFDATADCMRAQDLESVDQYAMLRCRELAEQCRKSYREYDFVAVTRLLHGYCADELGGFYLDVLKDRLYASARDSRERRSAQTALHAILKNLLLLTAPILSFTAEEAWAVLFKSQEDSVFVHIWDEAMPPRIDDSKVSEFWRQVRLLRPNVMKAIEDIRSSGAIGRSSEASIVIEAPVGIVESLALLGSELPSIFMVADVALKESDAVEVKVRRTSSLRCMRCWRHDATVTDDAEQKMLCGRCRTVLSGLLELNDA